The segment GAATTTGTGGTGGTGCTGACCCGCGTTGAACCGACCACCCTGCTCAGCGAGAGGGGTCTTCAACTTCTTGAAGCCATCAATCAACCGTTTCTGGTCGCAGGAATCCCAGTTTCGGTTTCGGCCAGTATCGGGATCACCCTCTGTCCTAAAGAAGCCCATACGGCTGCCGACGCCCTAAAAAATGCGGACATGGCCATGTATGAGGCTAAACGGCGAGGTCGCAACACGGTGCAATTTATGACCAGAAAATCCAACAACAAACGACTGAAGTGCATCAGATCGAACTTCACCTCCGAGGAGCGCTTGAGCGTCAAGAACTGAGTGTGCTGTATCAACCTTTGGTCACCCTGGCATCCAACACCATCCATTCAGCTGAAGCCCTGCTTCGTTGGCATTCGCCTGTTCTCGGGGGAGTCTCTCCCGCGACATTCATTCCCATCGCGGAACAGCGTGGTTTGATCGTCCCCATCGGTGACTGGGTCTTGGAGACTGCACTGCAGCAGGTCAGTCAGTGGCGATCCGGGAAGGATCCACACCTGCAGGTATCGGTCAATGTTTCTCCACAGCAGTTCGACCAAGATAATTTCGTTGAGAAGGTTCAGTCGAAGCTGGCCCACTGGGGTCTGCCAGGCGAAGCCCTGGTGTTGGAATTAACAGAAGGCTCTTTGTTGGTGGATCTCGAGGCGTCCAATACCAAATTGGCTCAACTGCGTGGCCTTGGCGTTCAGGTGGCACTCGACGACTTTGGAACCGGGTATTCAAGTTTGGCCTACTTGCGGACTCTGCAGGTGGATGTGGTGAAGATAGACCGATCGTTTATTTGGGCGATGCAACACGAGGGGCCGACGTTCGTTCAGGCGATCGTTCAGATCGCCCACCATATCGGCTTGAAAATCGTTGCAGAGGGGATCGAGACAGTGGAGCAACGTAGGGGTGTGCAAGCGTTGTCGTGTGATGTGGGACAAGGGTACCTGTTTGCACGCCCCCTCGCGCCACAGCAGTTCGGCGCGTTGCTTGATCAGGAAGACTGGGCTTCACAGAGGAGAACCCCCTGAAAGGTTCTCCTCAACTTGGTCTAGGGTTTGTGAGCTTGAGTCAGTCTTGCGCACGTCTGGTTAAGCCACCCCTGCTTGGCGCTCGAACTCGTGTGGTGTCAAGTCGTCCGGGGTCGAGTGGCGTCGGCTGCCCCATCCCGCCCATTCCGACCCTTTAGTTGGATTCGTTGTCGGGTCTGGGTTTCCCTTTTCTCTGGTACATGGCGGTATCAGCGTGATGGAGGAGCAACTCAACCGTGGTGCCGTGCTCTGGATAGTTACTGGTTCCGACGCTTGCCGTCACGGACAGTTCCTGCCCCGCCCATGTCATCGGCTCACTCACCGCCCGAGTGACCCGCTTTTGAATGGTCGCAATCATGTCGGTGCGGGGAAGATCCATTACGGCAGCAAATTCATCGCCACCCAGGCGCGCGACCACTTCTCCACCCCGCAGCATCGAGGTCAGACGCTGACCGACCAGCCGTAAGACCTGATCACCCATCTCGTGACCGTAGGTGTCGTTGACCTGTTTAAACCCGTCCAAGTCGATGTACAGCACGCAGAAGGGCACAGGCGGGTCGTCACTGGACGCGGCGTCCATCCGGCGGGCCAACTCCTGTTCAAACCAGCGGCGATTCGGGAGGCCCGTCAGAGCGTCCGTGTGCGCCAGCTGTTGATACACTCTGGCCCGTTCCAGGGTGGTCGCGTGGCGACCCGCAAAGTGATACACGATCCCCGCCAGCACGAGACAGGTCAAATTGGCCAGATTCAATTGGACAAGCGCATTCAGGGTTTGGCCGTCACGCTCGAACTCCGAAGTGGCCGCGTAGATGCCTGAGAGCAAGACCATCAATGCGATGAAGACCATGTTGACCATTCGCCCCAAGCGGAGGTTGGTGGTGAGGAAGGTGAACATGAAAACTGCTGGCGTCCAGAAAAACGTCCCGCTTAATCCTGCGGCCACATCATCAGTCGTGGAGAGGAAAAACAGGAGATAGCTCAGTTTGGCCAGAAAATAAGCGGTAAACCCCAGCAGAACGCTCGCGGAGACAAACGCGTACGACCGGGGGTTCACCACCAGAAGAAGGGCAAGCCCAAGGAGACTCACGAGAATGACCCGGTACATCACCAGATCGAATGAAAGCGGAGACGGTGCCGTGGACTCGAGCACCAGGGCGGCCAGGGTGGCGACAGCCGCCAGGGCGAGGATCAGGAGCACCGTGGAGCGGTGTACGCCCATCATGTGGAGTGGCGGCTCTCGCCCCTGTCGATCCAGCTTGTGGCTCATTTGACCTTTCATGATAGAGGCGCCGGCTGACCACGGTCTATCCCCTGAGAAGATCAACGCGTTTCGCAGGGGCGTTTGCGCCAAGGCGGAGGGAGAGCAGACCGCAAGGCGAGACTGCGTTGACAGCAGCCCGAGTCAACGCCATCTTGCCCAGTCGGTAAAGACGGATTGGCGGTGGTTCATTTCCAAGCCAAATCCCGCGAGCACAGTGGAAAAGCTCAAACCGCGCGGGCTTTAACTCAGTAGGCTCAACAGGTGCGTCAGCGTGGTATCGAACACGGCAGCCACCAGCCCACCTGCTGTGAGGCCAGTTGAGGCAACACAACCAAAGCCAGCCGTTGAGCCGAGTCTCAAATCTGGAGAGTGAATGGGGTGGTCACTATCTGTGCGTTCATGTGGCGGTGTAGAGCGTCTACACTCAGCGGCGGAGCCACCAGAAAGCCCTGCAATCGCCTGACCCCCATTTCCTGTAAATGCGTGCGCTGAGTCGAAGTCTCGACCCCCTTAGCGATCACGGTCAAATCCAATGCCCGCGCAAGATTCGTGACAGCTTGGACGAGGGCGAGTTCCCGTGCCCCTGCGTCCATCCCGTGAATGAGGGCGCGGTCAAGCTTCACCGCATGTACGGGCAGCTGAGTCAGGCCCGCAAAGTTGGCATGCCCTCCCCCAAAATCATCCAAGGTCAGTTGCACTCCTATCGCCCGTAACTCCGCCAGGGCCCGGTGTGACCGTTCCGGCGCGCGGGCTACCTCCTCTTCACGTACTTCTAGGGCCAGCCGCGCGGGTACGACTCCAGCCTCCTGTAGAGCTCGCCGAACCTGATTGGGCAGGCCCGGATCAGCGAGCTGACGTGCAGAGACGTTGACAGCCACCATCAGGGACGGCCAGCGGGCCAGTTCGGTACACGCCTGCCTTAACGTCCATTCACCCAGGGCCAGGCTCAGTCCACTCCGCTCGGCCAGCGGCATGAACTGATCGGGCGTGACGTTCCCGTAGATGGGACTGCGCCAGCGCAGCAGCGCTTCCACCGCGACCCACTGCCCACAGTCGTCTTCAAGAGGTTGGTATTCGAGGTGCAGCTCACCTGCCCTCAGGGCACCGTGCAGGGCCGCCTCCAACGTCGCAGGCGCGAGTCCAACCGAAGTGCCTCCAAACTCAAAACCGCTGCCCCGGGCTTTCGCACGGTACATCGCTTGGTCGGCACGCTCCAAGAGGCCAGCCAGGTCTGAAGCGTCCTGGGGATAGCAGGCCAATCCCACACTCGGGCGCATCGAGAGTTCTATTCCATCCAGATAGAAGCGGTCGTCAAAGGCCTCCAGCAACTGCCTGGCCACCTCTTGCCTATTCCGGTTGTTCACTCCGGGCATCAGCACCACGAACTCGTCGCCGCCTGTTCGGGCGACGGTGTGTTCAGGATCGACAGCGCCGATCAGTCGCTGCGCGACTTGCTGAAGCAGTAAGTCTCCCGTTTGGTGGCCATGCGTGTCATTGACCTCCTTGAATTTATTGAGATCTAGAACGCCAAGCATGACCTGTTCGCCTTGCTGAGCAGCAGTTTTCAGCGCGGCGCACACCCGTTCGGCGAGCAGCAGGCGGTTGGGGAGAGCCGTGAGCGCGTCGTACAGAGCCAAGCGTTCCAGCTCTTGCAAGCGGGCCGCTTGTTCTCGGGCCTGTTTCTCCTTGGCTTCACGCTCAGCTTCATAGCGGGCCTGCTCGTGCTCAAGTTTGGCGCGGGCCTTTTCCAGCTCGCCGCGCGCGGTCAACTCCCGAGTCCGTTTCTCTGCCTCAGCTTGGAGCACGTTTGTCTCGGCTGCATGTGCCTGCTGCCAGAGGGTCAGGGCCGCTTTCAGATCCCCGTGTTGCTCCGTGGCTTGGGCCTGCAGCTTCAGCGCACGGGCATAGATCCGTGCGCGGCCAGTGGCCAGAGCATCCGTGAGGGCCGCTTCCAATAAGACGAGTGCGTCCTGAGGCCGCTCCAACTGCAGCAGGGTCTGCGCGACGCCGCAGCGCGCTTCCAGAATCACGTCAAGATCCTGTTCCTCCTCAGCCATGTGCAGCGCCGCCCGAAAAGCACTCAACGCCTCAGGTAGGCGGCCTTCGTCGCGGCGCAGTTGTCCTAGACCTTGAAGGGAGCTGGCAGCCAGGATGCCGCAGCCTTCGACCAATTCAAGGGCCCGTTCCAGCAGTGTACCCGCTTGCGCAAAGTCGCCGTGACGGCGCAGCAGGTCTGCGTGATTGATCGACACTGCAGTCTCAGCAGGAACCAGTCCAGCATCCTGCGTCAGTTGCAGCGCTTGGGTCGAGCAGACGAGGGCTTCCTGACTCATGTTGAGGGCGTCGTACGTCCGGGCCAGGTTTCCGGCCACCACCGCTGCACGCGATGGCGTGGTCTGAACTGAGGTCGCCTGTGCACGCAACAAGTGCTCCAGCGCTGTATTGAAGTTTCCTAAGTCGAGGTAGACGGCGCCGAGATTGCACAGCACGACAGCTGCGCCCTCATCATCTTGGGCGGCCTCCCGAACCGCGAGCGCTTCTTCGAGATGCAGCAGCGCGCCCGGACTGTCGCCACGGGCATGCTCTAAACCAGCCAAACCGTTGAGGGCGTCCGCGAGTGCCGCAGGAGTGTGCTGTCTCCGAGCCAGCACGATCACCTGTTCAAAGAGGAGGATGGCCCGTAAGTCATCAATCCCTCGTAACGCCCGGGCCTGACCCAACAGCTGGTCACACAAGGGACTCATGGTGTGAGACCAGCTTTCGGCGGACGCAACCGCATGGGTCACTTCAGCAACGCCTCTACGTCGAGCAGTCTCCCCGAGGAAAGTTGAGCAGCGAGGGTTTGAGCTTCTTTTCCTTGGGCCAGTGCAAGGGCAAGGGCGCCACAGACCACAGGCGCAGCGAACGAGGAACCGCTGGCCGTGACCAGGCGGCCGCCCGGATAAGCCGTGTGAATGTTGACCCCAGGAGCTTGTACCTCTCCTCCCCGAGTACTCCAGAGGGGCAGATGACCACTCTGATCCACTGCGGTGACCGAGAGTCCAAAATCCCCAAGACGATTTTTATGGTTCAAGGCATCTGCAGGAGCTTGAGGCGCGCTCCCTCCATTGTTCCCACTTGCGGCAACCACCAAAACGTTCCTTGATGCTGCGTATTGGAGGGCGGCCCGAACGCCCTCACTCGACACCGGCCCAGCGACACTCAAATTAATGATGTGCGCGCCTTCATCGACTGCCAGCCGAATTGCCTGAGCCACATGGGCGGCTTGACCAGATCCATCAGTCCCCAAAACCCGCAGCGGTAGAATTCTGGCAGCGGGTGCCATCTGCTGTAGAACCCCAGCAACGGCAGTGCCATGTCCGTAGATCAGGTCGGTTTCGTTCCCCTGCTCTGAAGCATTCCCGTCTGCGTCTACGAAGTCATGCCCAGGAAGCAGGACACTCCGCAACATGGGATGAGTGAAATCAACGCCCGAATCGAGCAGAGCAATCGTTACGCCTTTGCCGGCTTGGGCCTGTGCCTCCTGGGCCTTGACCTGCTGCAGCCAAGCCGTGTTGCTGGACAGGACAGAAGTTCCTCCTTCTCCCCAGAGACGGGCGCCCTCAGCCCACAAGCGGGCTCCACTGGACGAGAAACTGTGCCCTGCCGAGAGCGGTGAAGGAGAGGCAGAAAGGCTAGCCACTGAGAGTGGAAGCATGGAGCTGGGAGGGAGGGAGGATTTACCGCAGGCCCCCAGAAACAGCGCCGACAGGAGCAGGAAGACGCGGGACATCAGCAGCCTCTCAGTCCGCCGCTTCAGCGGCAGAAGCGGGCAATTGCCGGGCCAGCCCACGCACCACCGTCATCACCGTGTAGGCGTCGATCGCAGTCACTACACCCGTACAACAGGTGTGGGGCATCTGTGTCGAGGCCACCTCAACGGAAATGGTTGAGCGCTCGCAGCTCAGCCGGAAGTTCGCCGCGGAGCCCGGCAGGGGCGTCCAACCGACTTGAAAGGATGGACAACGCGCGATCAGCCGGTTCAGGAGCCAGCAGTCGAAGGCGCTGGCATGACCACTCTCACTCACGGGCAGCAAAAACTGTACGGCTGAGTTGAGTAAGTCGGCCGCCCGATACTGCTCGTAGCTGTTCATGGCCAACCGCCGAACCTGCCCCATAATGTCTGTGACGGCGTCATCTAGGGTGTTCGCTTGAACCCAAATGCCGTCTCCACCAGGAACATCGTTGCCCAGAGCAATGGTGCCGTGGGCCATACGGCCATCAAAGGTAGTGCGCACTGTCAGGGTCAAACCGGCCACTGATTCGCTCCGAACAATAGTTTTCATGCATGCTCCTGAGCGCTCTATCAGCGCTCTCCCAATACTGGGGTTAAGGACGCCGTCATTTTCTCAACGGCTTGACAGATAGTCGGTCGCACCACTGGCTCCGCGCGTCCCAGGTGCCCGAATACAGGACCACGCCTCATTGCCTCTACCAGCCAGATCCTAAAGGAGCTGTACTGATGAAAAAGATTGAAGCATATCCCACACCCTGAAGCAATGCGCGACTGGGCTATTCCCCCAGTGGGGGTATGCACGATCAGCAGATAGCGTCATTCGGCCGAGCGGTCAAGGGCCAGAAGGACGAGGAAACTGAGGTCGTCGCTAGGCCTTTTGATAGGGCTGGCCCGACTTCACGACGGCTAAGCCCGTCCGCAGGAGTTTGCGCTCGAGGGCGACCAAAGCGGCTTTAGGCGGCTGGCCCTCGGCACGGATGTAATGGTAAAAGTCGTCCATCCGACTCTTGGAACGTTGAGCGCCCAAGGCGGCGAGGTACGCTGTCCGGCTGAGATGAGCATTCCCAGTCTTGGAAATGCGTTCACGTCGATGAATACTGCTTCCTGCTTCAAAAGGTTCAGGGCAATTCCTGCATAAGTAGAAATCTCGCCCCCTCTCCAGCAGCGCGAAACCATCCGTTTGCGCCCAGACACTTGCTGCACTGAGAAAGCCATAACCGGGAATCGTCATCAACAGGGACAGAGGTTCACCCAGAAAACCATCAGTCTCTTTTAGCGTATGCACCGCTTTCTCCAAGGTCTCGACCTGCACTTTCAGGAACGCCACACGTTCCTGAATCAGGCCAAGAGGCTGTGTTGCCTTGATAGGCATAGCGTAGGCTGATTCGCCGTGACCGACGCCAAGCCTTATCGCCCCCGCTTCCCGATGACGATGAGCCAGCCCGCGGGCTGGCTCGACCACCGCTTCCCTTTGAGTTATAGAGATGTTCAGGAGCTGCTTCACCAGCGCGGTATCGAGGTGAGCCACGAGACGCTGCGCGAATCGTGTATTAAGTTTGAACCGCGCTTTGCTGAAGACCTACGTCACCGGGAATCCCGCCGGGGTTCCCGGTGGTTCTTGGATGAGGTCTGTACGACGATAGCTGGTGGCCGGCATCGGTTGTGGCGCGCGGTGGACGAGCACGGTTCCGTGCAGGGCATTTTTCAACGGCATCGCGATCCTGAAGCTGCGAAGACGTTCCTGACCATACTTCTGGGTGAACACGGCGTTCCAGAGGTCATTCACACCGATGGGCTGCGGAACTACGGGGTGGCCATCTGGGAGCTTCCGAGCTTGAGAGACGTCAATTACCAGAAGGTGATCTTCACGGCCCGGTGCAACAATCTGATTGAGCAAGAACACCGCCCCACTCGGCGACAGGAGCGAAGTCAGCAGGGGTTGGGGCGGCGAAAACGCGCTCAATCATTTCTGAGTTTGCACGCCTGCATCACTAACCTCCACCAGCACTCGCGAAGGGGCGTTTCCGCATCAACCGGAAGACAACATCAAAAGCACGTGTTTCAGACGTGGTCTGCGGTTGCAGCAGGGGTGGCCTGAGCCTCAAGCCACCCCTGCCCTCAGCTTGCTGTGATACCAGTTAAGGCCACCTAACCTGCCGGGCCACTTTCGGAGGACGTCTATTGCATCCTGCTTCGGCCTCGTTCGGTACTGCTTCGTAGATTGGGAGAGCCAGACGGGCCAGGGAAGCAAACAGTTTCATCAAGCTAAACCATTGGTAACATATATCACTTTATTTTCGAGTACTGAACTTGCATCACGATGAAGTAGCGCCGACTCACCCCGGCTGACTGTTAATAAAGAGGGGGGAGGGGCTGGATACCCCTAGCGGCTCGCTTTGAGCGTCAACCAAATTTTTCGCGTCCAACACGAGCTTCACTGAGGGTTTCAAGGCTCATCCTCTTTGCCTTGTCTTTCCTTGCGCAGGATTGTAATCACCCTTTGATCTCTTGAAAGATATATTAAGTCATGTTCAATTACTCAATGTGGAGTTGGAGTAGGGCGTTGGAGATATGTGGTGAATTGGGGATCACCAGGTGAACGGATTTGATCCAATCCATCATGGTCCAGCAGTCTGGAAATTGCAGGGGCTGAAGTTCGGCATTGGGGAACTTGCTGTAGCAAAAGTCTTTAAGGGCTGGGACGCGGAGAGACTCGCTACAACACTTGGCCTCAACGTGGTGGACGTGCAGAAGATCCTCACTCCACCCATGAGGTCTGCCCTAGTGTCCAGTCCTCGTCCGCTGGGTCGTCACACCCGTGATCTGAACACATCCGATAAAACAATGTAGAGCTGTTGCCTTCACTGGACTCACAGCAGGGGTGATCTGAGGATCAGGTTACCCCTGCCCTCCTCATTCCCAGACCCGAAGTCAGGCAACACCACCTCTACAAGCGCAAGCCTCTGGTCAACTGTCTTGACGTTTGTGTTCGCAACGCTTCTGTCATGCGCCGCCGCATACGATGCATCAATGTTGCCTTTCGCCCTCCAGACCCACAGGCCTTCCTGGCACGAGCAACAGTTTCGTCGTCAGGCGCTGATGGCGATTGTAGGCTTGTCGCTGGCGACGTCAATCTTCGGGCTGACGGTAGGCTTTCCACTGGGCTGGACACCTGGGGTCAAAACCGGGCTGGCCCTGCTGATTGTCAAGAACGTGGCCTTCCTGCTGTGGCTCCGCACTGTTCCGGGACACTACGCGCTCGTGGGGGCTCTGCACCTCCTGGTGCTGGCCGTCACCGGCATCTATAAGTTCGCTCAGGAGACTGTGGTGGAGCAGATGGTCAATGGGCTGGGCACCTATTCGTACTGGCTGCCGCTCACCTATGTGGTGGCCTTTCTGGTGTTCCGCAGCCACGTGGCGATTGCCACGTCAGTTGGGATTTTTGCGGCCCTGACGATGATTACCTTGCTGTATCTGCTGGACGGCTCCGCTCTGACCGGGGCGCAACAGGCCCATTCAGCGCTGCTGGTGCAGGTGCTGCTGATGCACCTGACCTTGATCAGCTTTTTTGTGTTGTTTGGCGTCTTGCAACGCGGATACATCGGCGCCCTCGCCGAGGCGCAGAGTGAGGCGCGCGCGGGCTATCTGGACAGCCTCACCGGTGTGCCCAATCGTCGGCAGCTCACGCTGTGGCTGAGCGAGCGGACGCGCTCTACCGGGACCAGTGAGGCGCTGAGCATTATTCTTTTTGACCTTGA is part of the Deinococcus sp. QL22 genome and harbors:
- a CDS encoding IS6 family transposase, whose amino-acid sequence is MTDAKPYRPRFPMTMSQPAGWLDHRFPLSYRDVQELLHQRGIEVSHETLRESCIKFEPRFAEDLRHRESRRGSRWFLDEVCTTIAGGRHRLWRAVDEHGSVQGIFQRHRDPEAAKTFLTILLGEHGVPEVIHTDGLRNYGVAIWELPSLRDVNYQKVIFTARCNNLIEQEHRPTRRQERSQQGLGRRKRAQSFLSLHACITNLHQHSRRGVSASTGRQHQKHVFQTWSAVAAGVA
- a CDS encoding transposase, translated to MAFLKVQVETLEKAVHTLKETDGFLGEPLSLLMTIPGYGFLSAASVWAQTDGFALLERGRDFYLCRNCPEPFEAGSSIHRRERISKTGNAHLSRTAYLAALGAQRSKSRMDDFYHYIRAEGQPPKAALVALERKLLRTGLAVVKSGQPYQKA
- a CDS encoding GGDEF domain-containing protein translates to MSHKLDRQGREPPLHMMGVHRSTVLLILALAAVATLAALVLESTAPSPLSFDLVMYRVILVSLLGLALLLVVNPRSYAFVSASVLLGFTAYFLAKLSYLLFFLSTTDDVAAGLSGTFFWTPAVFMFTFLTTNLRLGRMVNMVFIALMVLLSGIYAATSEFERDGQTLNALVQLNLANLTCLVLAGIVYHFAGRHATTLERARVYQQLAHTDALTGLPNRRWFEQELARRMDAASSDDPPVPFCVLYIDLDGFKQVNDTYGHEMGDQVLRLVGQRLTSMLRGGEVVARLGGDEFAAVMDLPRTDMIATIQKRVTRAVSEPMTWAGQELSVTASVGTSNYPEHGTTVELLLHHADTAMYQRKGKPRPDNESN
- a CDS encoding bifunctional diguanylate cyclase/phosphodiesterase; this translates as MHQIELHLRGALERQELSVLYQPLVTLASNTIHSAEALLRWHSPVLGGVSPATFIPIAEQRGLIVPIGDWVLETALQQVSQWRSGKDPHLQVSVNVSPQQFDQDNFVEKVQSKLAHWGLPGEALVLELTEGSLLVDLEASNTKLAQLRGLGVQVALDDFGTGYSSLAYLRTLQVDVVKIDRSFIWAMQHEGPTFVQAIVQIAHHIGLKIVAEGIETVEQRRGVQALSCDVGQGYLFARPLAPQQFGALLDQEDWASQRRTP
- a CDS encoding EAL domain-containing protein, with translation MSPLCDQLLGQARALRGIDDLRAILLFEQVIVLARRQHTPAALADALNGLAGLEHARGDSPGALLHLEEALAVREAAQDDEGAAVVLCNLGAVYLDLGNFNTALEHLLRAQATSVQTTPSRAAVVAGNLARTYDALNMSQEALVCSTQALQLTQDAGLVPAETAVSINHADLLRRHGDFAQAGTLLERALELVEGCGILAASSLQGLGQLRRDEGRLPEALSAFRAALHMAEEEQDLDVILEARCGVAQTLLQLERPQDALVLLEAALTDALATGRARIYARALKLQAQATEQHGDLKAALTLWQQAHAAETNVLQAEAEKRTRELTARGELEKARAKLEHEQARYEAEREAKEKQAREQAARLQELERLALYDALTALPNRLLLAERVCAALKTAAQQGEQVMLGVLDLNKFKEVNDTHGHQTGDLLLQQVAQRLIGAVDPEHTVARTGGDEFVVLMPGVNNRNRQEVARQLLEAFDDRFYLDGIELSMRPSVGLACYPQDASDLAGLLERADQAMYRAKARGSGFEFGGTSVGLAPATLEAALHGALRAGELHLEYQPLEDDCGQWVAVEALLRWRSPIYGNVTPDQFMPLAERSGLSLALGEWTLRQACTELARWPSLMVAVNVSARQLADPGLPNQVRRALQEAGVVPARLALEVREEEVARAPERSHRALAELRAIGVQLTLDDFGGGHANFAGLTQLPVHAVKLDRALIHGMDAGARELALVQAVTNLARALDLTVIAKGVETSTQRTHLQEMGVRRLQGFLVAPPLSVDALHRHMNAQIVTTPFTLQI
- a CDS encoding S8 family serine peptidase; its protein translation is MWAEGARLWGEGGTSVLSSNTAWLQQVKAQEAQAQAGKGVTIALLDSGVDFTHPMLRSVLLPGHDFVDADGNASEQGNETDLIYGHGTAVAGVLQQMAPAARILPLRVLGTDGSGQAAHVAQAIRLAVDEGAHIINLSVAGPVSSEGVRAALQYAASRNVLVVAASGNNGGSAPQAPADALNHKNRLGDFGLSVTAVDQSGHLPLWSTRGGEVQAPGVNIHTAYPGGRLVTASGSSFAAPVVCGALALALAQGKEAQTLAAQLSSGRLLDVEALLK
- a CDS encoding diguanylate cyclase — encoded protein: MLPFALQTHRPSWHEQQFRRQALMAIVGLSLATSIFGLTVGFPLGWTPGVKTGLALLIVKNVAFLLWLRTVPGHYALVGALHLLVLAVTGIYKFAQETVVEQMVNGLGTYSYWLPLTYVVAFLVFRSHVAIATSVGIFAALTMITLLYLLDGSALTGAQQAHSALLVQVLLMHLTLISFFVLFGVLQRGYIGALAEAQSEARAGYLDSLTGVPNRRQLTLWLSERTRSTGTSEALSIILFDLDRFKHINDTHGHDYGDEVLRRTTQAVGTSLRRGTLFGRWGGEEFLVILPGTATAEAQGVAERLRQAVAAMQYDRPIHMTVSLGVAQAQLGERPETLLKRADDALYAAKHAGRNQVHAA